A stretch of the Anaerolineales bacterium genome encodes the following:
- a CDS encoding ABC transporter permease: VIFPKEVMSEGMQKAIRFNPLTHVATLLQGMWRGDAWSQHQMEVLVLGAIMIVAGIVAVRVFRWE; encoded by the coding sequence GTCATCTTCCCCAAGGAGGTGATGTCGGAAGGGATGCAGAAGGCCATCCGCTTCAACCCGCTCACCCACGTGGCGACCCTGCTGCAGGGAATGTGGCGCGGGGACGCCTGGTCACAGCATCAGATGGAGGTGCTGGTCCTGGGCGCGATCATGATTGTGGCCGGGATCGTCGCGGTGCG